One Nostoc punctiforme PCC 73102 DNA window includes the following coding sequences:
- a CDS encoding MFS transporter has product MEKQILNNALTKVQVLIMAIASGVCVANVYYNQPILKDIASSFRVSEGEAGSISVLTQVGYGLGIFFLIPLGDKINKKKLILCLLISLFCLLILMTFSQNIIEVWILSVAIGIATVSAQIILPLAASIDRVTTGQTVGNIFTGILIGVLGARVFSGYISEWLNWRYVYGFSAGMILIVIVLLNTYLPSIKNEFNGYYLELLSSTIHQLKRFSLLREASLISGLLFGVFCSFWTTLTFHLSGAPFNFQSDTIGMYGFVAIAGALMAPVFGKLADRGNSQRSLSIAVSMVIASLVIAKTASNSALAIAVAVLLLDVGVQAIQVTNVARIYSLDAQSNSRINTVYMTTYFIGGAVGTSIGLLCWNLGGWNLVTWQMLVFTLLGFFIIVRPKNITAKTNKE; this is encoded by the coding sequence ATGGAAAAACAAATACTAAATAACGCATTAACTAAAGTCCAGGTACTGATTATGGCGATCGCATCCGGTGTCTGTGTTGCCAACGTTTATTATAATCAGCCAATCCTCAAAGATATTGCATCATCTTTTCGAGTCAGTGAAGGTGAAGCGGGTAGTATCTCTGTGCTTACGCAAGTTGGTTACGGTTTGGGGATTTTCTTTTTAATCCCATTGGGCGATAAAATCAACAAGAAAAAATTAATTCTTTGCTTACTGATAAGTTTATTCTGTTTGTTGATATTGATGACGTTTTCACAAAACATCATTGAAGTTTGGATATTGAGCGTAGCAATTGGGATTGCGACAGTCTCCGCTCAGATTATTCTTCCTTTAGCAGCAAGTATAGATAGAGTAACTACAGGCCAAACCGTAGGCAATATTTTTACTGGTATATTGATTGGAGTTTTAGGAGCAAGGGTTTTTAGTGGATATATTTCTGAATGGTTGAATTGGCGTTATGTATATGGATTTTCGGCAGGAATGATTTTAATTGTTATTGTTTTACTAAATACATATTTGCCTAGTATCAAAAATGAATTTAATGGTTATTATTTGGAGTTATTAAGCTCAACAATTCACCAGTTAAAACGTTTTTCATTATTAAGAGAAGCGTCTTTAATTAGCGGGTTATTGTTTGGTGTCTTTTGCTCATTTTGGACAACGCTGACTTTCCATTTAAGCGGAGCGCCTTTTAATTTTCAATCTGACACAATTGGGATGTATGGCTTTGTAGCGATCGCAGGTGCATTGATGGCACCAGTTTTTGGTAAACTAGCCGATCGAGGTAACTCCCAACGTTCCTTGAGTATTGCTGTATCGATGGTGATTGCAAGCTTAGTAATTGCTAAAACTGCTTCTAATTCTGCACTGGCGATCGCTGTTGCTGTATTGTTACTAGATGTAGGTGTACAGGCAATCCAAGTTACTAATGTCGCAAGAATATATAGTCTTGATGCTCAATCCAATAGTCGCATCAACACAGTTTACATGACTACCTATTTTATCGGCGGTGCTGTAGGTACTAGCATTGGTTTATTATGCTGGAATCTTGGTGGCTGGAATTTGGTGACTTGGCAAATGTTAGTTTTTACTTTGCTTGGATTTTTTATTATCGTCAGACCTAAAAATATTACAGCAAAAACAAATAAAGAATAA
- a CDS encoding radical SAM/SPASM domain-containing protein has protein sequence MNLDDTYSICYGNHKVAVLNESALYLRNTFTNSHKLDEITKENYHINQTDLQTAIQELYQARLIIPKNNSPFNLNEIPETLSAWLHITDRCNLRCDYCYLPHLARDMSIDIGRAAIESIFRSASLNNYRRVKLKYAGGEALLCSALIKELHLYAQSLSKERGIILDGVVLTNGILITPEIIEMLKILNLRLMISLDGLSDFHNIQRTYAGGKGSFQDVERGIKIALANGLVPDISITISGRNAEGLPDLIEWILEHNLPFSLNFYRENELSASYEDLQLEEYRMIQGMLAAFKVIELKLPNRSLLGSLVDRANLASPHKRTCGVGQSYLVFDYQGQIAKCQMQLHKTISSVDAQDPLTVVRQDKTGIQNLSVEEKEGCRTCEWKYWCTGGCSLATFKATGRYDIQSPNCNIYKALYPEALRLEGLRLLKYS, from the coding sequence ATGAATCTAGATGATACTTACTCTATCTGTTATGGTAATCATAAAGTAGCAGTTCTAAATGAATCCGCATTATATTTACGAAATACATTTACAAATTCTCATAAATTAGATGAGATCACAAAAGAGAATTATCACATTAACCAAACCGACTTACAGACAGCTATTCAGGAACTATATCAAGCCCGTTTAATTATTCCTAAAAACAATAGCCCATTTAACCTAAATGAAATACCAGAAACTTTATCTGCATGGTTACATATCACCGATCGCTGTAACTTAAGATGTGACTACTGCTATCTTCCTCATTTAGCCAGGGATATGTCAATAGATATAGGCAGAGCAGCTATTGAATCTATATTTCGCTCTGCTAGCTTAAATAATTACCGCCGCGTCAAACTAAAGTATGCGGGAGGAGAAGCATTATTATGCTCTGCTTTAATTAAAGAACTGCATTTATATGCTCAATCACTTAGCAAGGAAAGAGGCATTATATTAGATGGAGTTGTTCTCACTAATGGAATATTGATTACGCCTGAGATTATCGAGATGCTTAAAATATTGAATCTGCGTCTCATGATTTCACTAGATGGATTATCAGATTTCCACAATATCCAACGAACTTATGCAGGTGGAAAGGGTTCATTTCAAGATGTGGAAAGGGGTATTAAGATTGCTTTAGCAAATGGGCTAGTACCCGATATTTCCATTACCATTAGCGGGCGCAATGCAGAAGGATTACCCGATCTGATTGAATGGATATTGGAGCATAATCTGCCCTTTAGTTTAAACTTTTATCGTGAAAATGAATTGTCAGCTTCTTACGAAGATTTGCAACTAGAAGAATATAGAATGATTCAGGGAATGTTAGCAGCATTCAAAGTTATTGAATTGAAATTACCTAATCGTAGCTTATTAGGTTCATTAGTTGATCGTGCTAATTTAGCATCTCCTCATAAACGAACTTGTGGAGTTGGGCAAAGCTATCTTGTATTTGATTACCAAGGACAAATTGCCAAATGTCAGATGCAGCTACATAAAACTATATCCTCTGTTGATGCTCAAGATCCTTTAACTGTTGTGCGACAAGATAAAACAGGTATTCAGAATTTATCTGTTGAGGAAAAAGAAGGCTGTCGTACATGTGAATGGAAATACTGGTGTACGGGTGGTTGCTCTCTGGCTACGTTTAAGGCTACAGGCCGTTATGATATTCAATCTCCAAATTGCAATATTTATAAAGCTCTATATCCTGAAGCTCTCCGCTTAGAGGGCTTACGCCTTCTCAAATATAGTTAA
- a CDS encoding tetratricopeptide repeat protein — MSEIDKLEFVGREEHLNRIITLVQKANKLHVVLVEGRGGIGKTWLLNELQNRLNQVNIGTSEIIDCDTPVFNDAEDLCTQIAKQLYENTYQEWLLRLRQLREDENHLSQTAYQEERRQLEKFLVDEINRKSKQKRLVFLIDTVEKLGQAEGRAEVWEYIGNLCQQLDNAVLILAGRPSIARQILEKSFTEAELTYLELNEFTHEDVQTYILSKEEQLHFTLGKDLVQKIIVLSGGSPIMIEFGVEYAYREVIPDWLESEDIETIPARLEKTGGFEAEMVRHITQLRTSMDRLTLLLSRIYPLDSSDIANLLELSIEDAQKLFIDAQSYFFIKPVISGSQIALHDIVRDLVNKYVWADIDPDFEWRKRDSRIASKYFEKKDYQLGPQKRILEVQLYSDNYNKAANIEFLIEELKQQREFNTRRWLWNALEADPTIGFETWHEVTNTIRSQSKKFSFVNQLLAVVKQFEKQLNFDQRFKLIIFEAKLVHALKDKGTTENEVKKLEAMLADKSSNSSHQPDLCNVLGMLNAKLHLYEEALKYQQKCLSLVQEKKLASAIPGVANQVGYLYRQLNNFNEAEKYYKLGWDAAMEVDTPNKGLTQVMASIQNNLGYLYGLQKNYIKSEQCFKAAIDMWASVETEREIANAEIASATISVNEGNYVKAKQLLERALSRCNNEEDDNRILCRAYFHLGLNQWFSAEVLNEAVWDVTQVKWDLDVLSQAQDALEKSLKLAEKYGLEEELPGIWHQTASVYWHLGFQKCDRSLQEQALKLNDRSYHTSLEYNDRRYAIDSLVGKAEFDYYAKAYQHISDYARELSDRFQSYQNTYQLYFGRMLRIEGDVAFQQANYDLAFAKYAQGIPQIFQDGGFGPYSIQHELNLLQKKIERLPIELSKTLIQQLKHHWQDNKALKEWCDQQMFLTRIRATKQPSSHA; from the coding sequence ATGTCTGAAATAGATAAATTAGAGTTTGTTGGTCGTGAAGAACATCTAAATCGAATTATTACCCTTGTTCAAAAAGCTAATAAGCTTCATGTTGTTTTGGTGGAGGGTAGAGGCGGAATTGGCAAAACTTGGTTGCTTAATGAATTACAAAACCGCCTCAATCAAGTAAACATTGGAACAAGTGAAATTATTGATTGCGATACTCCTGTTTTTAACGATGCAGAAGATTTATGCACTCAAATCGCTAAGCAATTGTATGAGAATACATATCAAGAATGGCTGCTCCGATTACGACAACTACGAGAAGATGAAAACCACCTCAGTCAAACTGCATACCAAGAAGAACGCAGACAACTTGAAAAGTTTTTAGTCGATGAAATTAATCGAAAATCTAAACAAAAGAGATTAGTATTTTTAATTGATACAGTTGAGAAGTTAGGACAAGCAGAGGGAAGAGCGGAAGTTTGGGAATATATTGGTAATCTATGCCAGCAACTAGATAATGCCGTATTGATTTTAGCAGGCCGCCCTAGTATTGCTCGCCAAATTTTGGAAAAATCGTTTACAGAAGCAGAATTAACTTATTTGGAGTTAAATGAATTTACTCATGAAGATGTACAGACATACATTCTTTCCAAAGAGGAGCAACTTCATTTTACTCTTGGGAAAGACTTAGTTCAAAAGATCATAGTTCTTTCTGGTGGTAGCCCCATTATGATTGAATTTGGAGTAGAATATGCTTATCGAGAAGTTATTCCAGATTGGTTAGAGAGTGAAGATATAGAAACTATTCCAGCCAGGTTAGAAAAAACGGGTGGATTTGAAGCTGAGATGGTTCGACATATTACGCAGCTTCGGACATCAATGGATAGGCTAACCTTGTTACTTTCACGTATTTATCCATTAGATAGTTCTGATATTGCTAATCTATTAGAACTATCGATAGAAGATGCTCAAAAATTATTTATTGATGCTCAGAGCTACTTTTTTATCAAACCAGTAATCAGTGGTTCTCAAATAGCATTGCATGATATTGTGCGAGACTTGGTTAATAAATATGTATGGGCAGATATTGACCCAGATTTTGAATGGAGAAAACGAGATAGTCGGATTGCATCCAAATATTTTGAGAAAAAAGATTATCAGCTAGGGCCGCAGAAAAGGATATTGGAGGTTCAACTTTATTCTGATAATTATAATAAAGCCGCTAATATTGAGTTTCTAATTGAAGAACTAAAACAGCAGCGAGAATTCAATACAAGACGATGGCTATGGAATGCTTTAGAGGCTGACCCAACTATCGGCTTTGAAACTTGGCATGAAGTTACTAATACGATACGCAGTCAATCAAAGAAATTCAGCTTTGTTAATCAATTATTGGCGGTTGTAAAACAGTTTGAAAAACAACTAAATTTCGACCAAAGATTTAAATTGATTATTTTTGAAGCAAAGCTTGTCCACGCCCTTAAAGACAAGGGTACAACAGAAAATGAAGTGAAAAAATTAGAAGCTATGTTAGCTGATAAATCTTCTAATTCTTCTCATCAACCAGACCTTTGCAATGTCTTGGGAATGCTGAATGCTAAGTTACATCTTTATGAGGAAGCTTTGAAATATCAGCAAAAGTGTTTATCTCTGGTTCAAGAGAAAAAGCTAGCATCTGCTATTCCAGGTGTAGCGAACCAAGTTGGTTATCTGTATCGACAACTGAACAATTTTAACGAAGCTGAAAAATATTACAAACTAGGTTGGGATGCTGCTATGGAAGTTGACACTCCTAACAAAGGCTTAACTCAAGTTATGGCTAGTATTCAGAATAACTTGGGATATTTATACGGTCTACAAAAAAATTATATTAAGTCTGAACAGTGTTTTAAGGCTGCTATTGATATGTGGGCGAGTGTAGAGACTGAACGCGAAATTGCCAACGCTGAAATTGCCTCTGCGACTATTTCGGTAAATGAGGGGAACTATGTTAAAGCTAAACAGCTACTTGAACGAGCATTAAGTCGTTGCAATAATGAGGAAGATGATAATCGAATATTGTGTAGGGCATACTTTCATTTAGGCTTAAATCAGTGGTTTAGTGCCGAGGTACTAAATGAAGCCGTTTGGGATGTAACACAGGTAAAGTGGGATCTAGATGTGCTAAGTCAGGCTCAAGATGCTTTAGAAAAAAGCCTGAAACTGGCAGAAAAATATGGACTGGAAGAGGAATTGCCTGGAATTTGGCATCAAACGGCCAGTGTTTACTGGCATCTTGGGTTTCAAAAGTGCGATCGCTCTTTGCAAGAACAAGCTCTCAAACTCAACGATCGCTCTTACCACACTAGTCTAGAGTACAATGACAGGCGGTATGCCATCGATAGCCTGGTAGGGAAAGCAGAGTTTGATTATTATGCAAAAGCATACCAGCATATTTCAGATTATGCACGAGAACTTAGCGATCGCTTCCAGTCATATCAAAATACCTATCAACTGTACTTTGGTCGGATGTTACGGATAGAAGGTGATGTTGCATTTCAACAGGCGAACTACGATCTTGCCTTTGCAAAATATGCTCAAGGCATACCCCAAATCTTCCAGGATGGAGGTTTTGGGCCCTATTCGATCCAACATGAGTTAAATCTGCTCCAAAAGAAAATCGAACGGTTGCCTATAGAACTTTCTAAAACCCTAATCCAGCAACTCAAACATCATTGGCAAGACAATAAAGCTCTCAAAGAATGGTGCGATCAACAAATGTTTTTGACTAGAATCCGTGCAACAAAACAGCCATCTTCTCATGCTTAG
- a CDS encoding trypsin-like peptidase domain-containing protein — MASIADNYIPAFRSAIARIFHPNGAVVGVGFLVSGRSQNYILTCAHVVTSALSLPEDIVEAPSHDICLDFPLIAPGQKLKAKVVFWQPVVNNVSTSEPEDIAGLQIEGQLPHEAQPIKLIWANNVWGHPFRIFGFPHGHNDGVWSTGVLRDGQGKGWVQLEDSKVTGYRIEPGFSGAPIWDETLAGVVGMAVAAEKQREDIKTAFMIPVDVLSKAWDEITLPISSNAHTQNSPSRVQQLKIKTLQQRFEVLSSDYEAAYNQLNYTLAASDRNIIQRQINTILQELGRVESELNAI; from the coding sequence ATGGCATCGATTGCAGATAATTATATTCCAGCTTTTAGATCAGCGATCGCTCGGATTTTTCATCCGAATGGTGCGGTAGTTGGTGTAGGTTTTTTAGTGTCAGGGCGAAGTCAAAATTATATCCTGACATGCGCTCACGTTGTTACTTCGGCTCTATCTTTACCAGAAGATATAGTTGAAGCTCCTAGTCATGATATTTGCTTAGATTTCCCCCTAATTGCACCAGGGCAAAAACTAAAAGCTAAAGTTGTTTTTTGGCAACCTGTTGTCAACAATGTATCAACCTCCGAACCTGAAGATATTGCCGGGTTGCAAATAGAAGGACAATTACCTCATGAAGCGCAACCTATTAAGCTCATCTGGGCTAATAACGTTTGGGGACATCCTTTCCGCATATTTGGTTTTCCTCACGGGCACAATGATGGCGTTTGGTCTACAGGGGTGTTGCGAGATGGGCAAGGAAAGGGATGGGTGCAATTGGAAGATAGTAAGGTAACTGGCTACAGGATAGAACCGGGCTTTAGTGGTGCGCCTATATGGGATGAAACCCTTGCAGGAGTGGTTGGTATGGCTGTAGCGGCGGAGAAACAGCGAGAAGATATCAAGACTGCTTTCATGATTCCGGTGGACGTATTGAGCAAAGCATGGGATGAAATAACCTTGCCGATTTCATCAAATGCACATACTCAGAATAGCCCCAGCCGGGTACAACAACTCAAAATTAAGACTTTGCAACAACGCTTTGAGGTTCTAAGCAGTGACTACGAAGCAGCATACAACCAGCTTAACTATACACTCGCTGCGAGCGATCGCAATATCATTCAGCGCCAAATCAACACCATACTCCAAGAACTCGGTCGAGTAGAAAGCGAACTTAATGCCATTTAA
- a CDS encoding CU044_2847 family protein, with product MIRKQITEFSLEDGTKFLAEVDEPENSNSLVRVARPDAGQIVVEAKKKFDEVLDQIQPVASAIIIKLSQLNTPADEVEVKFGIKLNAVAGAIFTSVGGEANYEITLKWKQDKA from the coding sequence ATGATTCGGAAACAGATAACAGAGTTTTCTCTAGAAGATGGCACAAAGTTTTTAGCTGAAGTTGATGAGCCAGAAAATAGCAATTCTCTTGTACGTGTTGCTAGACCAGATGCTGGGCAAATAGTAGTTGAAGCTAAAAAGAAATTTGATGAAGTATTGGATCAAATACAACCTGTAGCTTCAGCAATTATCATCAAACTGAGTCAGCTTAATACACCTGCCGATGAGGTAGAGGTGAAATTTGGTATTAAATTAAATGCTGTTGCAGGTGCAATTTTCACTTCTGTAGGTGGTGAAGCTAACTACGAAATTACCTTGAAATGGAAGCAAGACAAGGCATAG
- a CDS encoding AMP-dependent synthetase/ligase, translating into MSKTQTASSFLSNISEQEREALKRLVDYTKVESLPEVWPLASQRFGDVVALRSPHAKPEIVITYTQLAEQIQLFAAGLQALGVKLGDRISLISDNSPRWFIADQGIMTAGAVDAVRSSQAEKEELLFIIANSGSTAIVVEDLKTLKKLQDRIQDLPIQFAILLSDEAPPTDGTLKVLNFAQLIEIGKNHNFVPVKQNRDALATLIYTSGTTGRPKGVMLSYSNLMHQITTFGTVLQPNAGDIVLSILPSWHSYERTVEYYLLSQGCTQIYTNLRSVKGDLRQFKPNYMVGVPRLWESIYEGVQKQFREQPAKKQRLINFLLGISDKYIKARRVAQGLDLNNLHASAIERLTAKIQAAALLPLHALGERLVYAKVREATGGHVKQMISGGGALPRHIDNFFEIIGVQILQGYGLTETSPVTHVRRPWRNLIGASGLPLPATEAKIVDPETKAPLPIEKRGLVLLRGPQIMQGYYQNPEATAKAIDAEGWFDSGDLGWLTPQDDLVLTGRAKDTIVLTNGENIEPQPIEDACLRSPYIDQIMLVGQDQRSLGALIVPNVEALEKWAQNDPATSSPSQKIDLESRMIQDLFRQELNREVQNRPGYRPDDRIGTFKLILEPFSIENGLMTQTLKVRRHVVTERYRDIIDGMFA; encoded by the coding sequence ATGTCAAAAACCCAAACCGCGTCTTCTTTTTTATCTAACATCAGTGAGCAAGAACGTGAGGCATTAAAGCGGTTGGTAGATTATACAAAAGTGGAATCGCTACCAGAAGTTTGGCCTTTGGCATCTCAACGATTTGGTGATGTTGTTGCCCTCCGCAGTCCTCACGCCAAACCAGAAATTGTGATTACTTATACACAGTTAGCAGAGCAAATCCAATTATTTGCTGCTGGGTTACAGGCATTAGGAGTGAAGCTAGGCGATCGCATTTCCTTAATTTCTGACAACAGTCCCCGTTGGTTTATTGCCGATCAAGGCATAATGACTGCTGGTGCAGTTGATGCAGTGCGTAGTTCCCAAGCGGAAAAAGAAGAATTGCTGTTTATCATCGCTAATAGCGGTAGTACGGCAATAGTTGTTGAGGATTTAAAGACACTTAAAAAACTACAAGACCGCATCCAAGATTTACCAATTCAGTTTGCGATTTTACTTTCAGATGAAGCACCACCGACAGACGGAACCCTAAAGGTACTGAATTTTGCACAGTTGATCGAAATTGGGAAAAATCATAATTTTGTGCCGGTTAAACAAAATCGTGATGCTTTAGCGACCCTAATTTATACCTCCGGTACTACAGGAAGACCGAAGGGTGTAATGCTATCTTATAGCAATTTGATGCACCAAATAACAACCTTCGGCACAGTATTACAACCAAATGCAGGCGACATTGTTCTCAGTATCTTACCTTCGTGGCATAGCTACGAGCGGACTGTTGAATATTACCTACTATCTCAAGGTTGCACGCAAATTTATACCAACTTGCGTTCTGTGAAAGGAGATTTGAGACAATTTAAACCTAATTATATGGTGGGTGTACCCCGCCTGTGGGAATCGATTTATGAAGGAGTGCAAAAGCAGTTCCGGGAACAACCAGCCAAAAAACAACGCCTAATTAACTTTTTGTTGGGCATTAGCGACAAATATATTAAAGCGCGGCGAGTTGCTCAGGGATTGGATTTAAATAATCTTCATGCTTCAGCCATCGAGCGATTAACAGCTAAGATCCAAGCAGCTGCTTTATTACCCCTCCACGCCTTGGGAGAACGACTAGTTTATGCCAAGGTGCGAGAAGCCACAGGAGGACACGTCAAGCAGATGATTAGCGGTGGTGGTGCGCTTCCCAGACACATCGATAACTTCTTTGAAATTATTGGTGTGCAGATTTTGCAAGGCTATGGCTTGACAGAAACTTCTCCTGTTACCCATGTGCGCCGTCCTTGGCGAAATTTGATTGGTGCATCAGGGCTACCACTCCCCGCTACAGAAGCTAAAATCGTAGATCCTGAGACAAAAGCGCCTTTGCCAATAGAGAAGCGAGGCTTAGTATTGTTGAGGGGGCCGCAGATTATGCAAGGCTATTACCAAAATCCGGAAGCGACAGCGAAAGCAATTGATGCTGAAGGTTGGTTTGATAGCGGCGATTTGGGCTGGTTGACACCACAAGACGACTTAGTGCTGACTGGCAGAGCAAAGGATACGATTGTATTGACTAACGGGGAAAACATCGAGCCGCAGCCGATCGAAGACGCGTGTTTGCGATCGCCCTACATCGATCAAATTATGCTCGTCGGCCAAGATCAGCGCAGCCTGGGTGCCTTGATTGTCCCCAATGTCGAAGCCCTAGAAAAATGGGCGCAGAACGATCCGGCCACTTCTTCACCTAGTCAAAAAATTGACTTGGAGAGTAGAATGATCCAGGATTTATTTCGGCAAGAATTGAATCGAGAAGTGCAAAATCGTCCAGGCTATCGACCGGATGACCGCATTGGGACATTCAAACTCATTCTAGAACCGTTTTCTATCGAAAATGGTTTGATGACACAAACACTAAAAGTTCGCCGACATGTCGTCACGGAACGTTATCGCGATATTATTGACGGCATGTTTGCCTGA
- a CDS encoding YlqD family protein → MDVSKSNLLLKRVVNVKVIVTPLWKEEVQQQLQTQINQLDQQLQQLDVEGQRAIAAIQKQSLQPPGPQTLQQIDNIQLQVNQKKSEFLEQKNQLLQNLQQVQFLQQDQEVNQFQMEGFFRVEIGDNLISKMQVEIVLRDGVVEEIRGDI, encoded by the coding sequence ATGGATGTCTCCAAATCTAATTTGCTTCTGAAACGCGTCGTTAACGTCAAAGTTATTGTGACTCCCCTCTGGAAAGAGGAAGTACAACAGCAGTTACAAACCCAGATCAATCAACTCGATCAGCAACTGCAACAGCTAGACGTAGAAGGACAAAGAGCGATCGCAGCAATTCAAAAGCAGAGTCTGCAACCACCCGGCCCCCAGACCCTCCAACAAATTGACAATATTCAACTCCAAGTCAATCAAAAGAAAAGTGAATTTCTAGAGCAAAAAAATCAGTTGCTACAAAATCTCCAGCAAGTGCAGTTTCTCCAGCAAGATCAAGAAGTTAACCAATTCCAAATGGAAGGCTTTTTCCGGGTAGAGATAGGAGATAACCTGATTAGCAAAATGCAAGTCGAAATCGTTCTGCGCGATGGTGTTGTAGAAGAAATTCGCGGTGACATTTAA